TGACGTGCTCGACAAGAAGGATCGTCAATCCACCTTCGGCAAGCTTCTGCAGTACGCCTACAATACCAGCAGCTTCAGTCGGTCGCAGACCCGCCATAACCTCGTCAAGCAACAGCAATTTGGGCCGGGTCGATAACGCCTTGGCCGTCTCCAGCATTTTCCGGTCCGGTAGCGTCAATTGATCCGTCCTCGCATGGGCCTTGGCGGCCAGACCAACGCTTTCAAGAGACTCGTACGCCTTCGATCTGGCCTCGCTTACGTTTCTGGTCCAACTGAAGGCTCCGATCATGGCATTCTCAAGCACCGACATCTCACGCATCGGCCGCACGATCTGAAATGTTCGCGCGATACCCATCCTGCAAACAGTCTCGGGTGGCGAATTGTCGATCTGGCGGCCTTCGAACAGCACCCGGCCGCTGGTCGGCTTCAGGGCACCAGCGACCAGGTTGAAACATGTCGTCTTTCCCGCTCCATTTGGTCCAATCAGCGCTGTGATCCGCCCCGCTCGAAGTGAGAAGCTTACATCCTTCACCGCGACCAAGCCTCCGAACGATCGGGACAGGTTCTCGACCTCAAGCAAGGTTGTCATTCTTCGACCTTTCGGGACTGCCACAGCCATGCCGTGGGTGGCGCCTGGATAGCTTTGGAAAGGCGCACAATCGCCGGCCAGATGCCGTCTGGCAGGAACCAGACGACCGAGATCAGGACAACACCGTAGGTAATATTGTTCAGTCCCGGGATCCGAAGACTGTCGCCGAGCGCGCTCATCAAGTGATTGAGCGGAATCGCGGCGAGCGACCCGACCAGCGGACCGAACGTAGTCCCCAGCCCTCCGACCACGGGCCCTATCAGGACGTCTACCGATAGCCCCATCCCCATGATGGAGTCCGGGAATATCGACCCTTGCACGAGTGCCAGAACGCCACCGCCCGCGGCGGCCGTTGCAGCCGATAGCGAGATCACGAGAATCTTGTGCTGGAAGGTCCGGACGCCGAGCGCGCGTGCGGCCGATTCGTCGTCGCGCATCGCCCGCCATACGTATCCGAGGTAAGATCGTGAAATAAATTCGGTTCCGATTATTCCCAACGCCGCCAGTGCAAGCGCGACGAAGTAGTAGAAGCGGGCATCGCCGCGAAGCATGGAGATCTCAATCCCGCCTGTTGGCGCAGGAAAGAACAATCCCTGCATTGCGCCCACGAACTCCCAGCCACTGAACATGATCCTGGCGAACTCGGCGGCGGCAATCGTAAGCAGCGCGAAATAGATACCGCGAACCTCGAACCGGAAGCTCAACCAGGCGATCGACGCGCCAACGGATCCGGCGAGGATCATTCCGGTCAAGAGCCCGACCCATGGCGAAATGCCGTACTTAACGTAGAGGACACCGACGGAATAGGCTCCCAGCCCGACAAAAAGGGCGTGACCGATCGATAGCTGCCCGCCGATGCCAAGCATCAAGTTCCAGGACTGTCCGAGGAAGGTGAACAACAATACGATCGTCATCAGCGAGATGACGTACGGGTTTGCCAGCACCCCGACTAATCCCAGGACAGCGAAGACC
This Bradyrhizobium sp. CCBAU 53421 DNA region includes the following protein-coding sequences:
- a CDS encoding branched-chain amino acid ABC transporter permease gives rise to the protein MQKKFDRGLERTRWLAGIAVFAVLGLVGVLANPYVISLMTIVLLFTFLGQSWNLMLGIGGQLSIGHALFVGLGAYSVGVLYVKYGISPWVGLLTGMILAGSVGASIAWLSFRFEVRGIYFALLTIAAAEFARIMFSGWEFVGAMQGLFFPAPTGGIEISMLRGDARFYYFVALALAALGIIGTEFISRSYLGYVWRAMRDDESAARALGVRTFQHKILVISLSAATAAAGGGVLALVQGSIFPDSIMGMGLSVDVLIGPVVGGLGTTFGPLVGSLAAIPLNHLMSALGDSLRIPGLNNITYGVVLISVVWFLPDGIWPAIVRLSKAIQAPPTAWLWQSRKVEE
- a CDS encoding ABC transporter ATP-binding protein, whose protein sequence is MTTLLEVENLSRSFGGLVAVKDVSFSLRAGRITALIGPNGAGKTTCFNLVAGALKPTSGRVLFEGRQIDNSPPETVCRMGIARTFQIVRPMREMSVLENAMIGAFSWTRNVSEARSKAYESLESVGLAAKAHARTDQLTLPDRKMLETAKALSTRPKLLLLDEVMAGLRPTEAAGIVGVLQKLAEGGLTILLVEHVMRIVMEVASRVVVLHHGAKIAEGTPGEVVADPRVLESYLGAGFHA